A genomic segment from Actinoplanes sichuanensis encodes:
- a CDS encoding VOC family protein has product MRLDHVGLTVGDLCSLRDWYRDALELTVEFSFEIAEHDFKGVMLRGDGYRIELLERAGSTGRPSPANPIEAALVRGFGHIALDVADVDSAYRRLIEVGATDRMSPRPSPEPGVRMAYVADPEGNLIELLDRTATR; this is encoded by the coding sequence ATGAGACTCGATCACGTCGGTCTCACCGTCGGCGATCTCTGCTCGCTGCGGGACTGGTACCGCGATGCCCTGGAACTGACCGTCGAGTTCTCCTTCGAGATCGCCGAACACGACTTCAAAGGCGTCATGCTGCGCGGTGACGGATACCGGATCGAGCTGCTCGAACGCGCCGGCTCCACCGGTCGCCCGTCCCCGGCGAACCCCATCGAAGCCGCCCTGGTCCGCGGGTTCGGGCACATCGCCCTGGACGTCGCGGATGTCGATTCCGCGTACCGGAGACTGATCGAAGTGGGGGCGACCGACCGGATGTCGCCGCGCCCGTCGCCGGAACCCGGCGTCCGGATGGCCTATGTCGCCGACCCGGAGGGAAACCTGATCGAACTGCTGGACCGGACGGCCACCCGATGA